Proteins co-encoded in one Candidatus Scalindua japonica genomic window:
- a CDS encoding radical SAM/SPASM domain-containing protein, producing MINCTKLLQSTETLNEIKRYSAVKNETPKWMLRFSKTSSPMVVWNTTRKCNLSCSHCYINAVGEEEEPDNGELTTREAIDMIDDLVAIKSPMLVFSGGEPLLRDDLYDLNVYAMKQGLRTILSTNSTLITREAAKKIKEAGFAYVGVSLDGTEKVHDKFRGAEGAFEKSIQGLRYLMEAGVKTGVRFAITNQNYNELSKVLEVTRSEKIPRFSLFQLVYGGRGKEIIDWDIFNDQRREVMDYVIKEARESNGMNIVTADNYADGIYLLQDVAEHEPERAAEVEKLLSMQSGCPAGDGLANIDNRGDVHLCPYWQSRTIGNIRERKFSEIWFDEEIEILARMRDKTRYLKDKCGRCKLNHLCKGCRVRAEVACGDPFGEDPACYLTEEEISGEKVRLLNTR from the coding sequence ATGATAAATTGTACGAAGCTTTTACAAAGCACAGAAACACTGAACGAGATAAAAAGATATTCGGCAGTAAAGAATGAGACGCCAAAATGGATGCTTCGTTTCTCTAAAACATCCTCTCCCATGGTAGTTTGGAATACAACCAGGAAGTGCAATCTGAGCTGTTCTCATTGTTATATTAACGCGGTTGGAGAAGAGGAAGAACCTGATAATGGAGAGCTTACTACCAGAGAAGCGATAGACATGATCGATGATCTGGTGGCGATCAAATCACCCATGCTGGTTTTTTCCGGCGGAGAACCACTGCTGCGGGACGATCTATATGATCTTAACGTGTATGCTATGAAACAGGGGCTCAGAACTATACTATCGACCAATAGTACACTTATTACCAGAGAAGCAGCGAAGAAGATTAAGGAGGCCGGCTTCGCCTATGTAGGAGTCAGCCTGGATGGTACAGAAAAAGTTCATGATAAATTTCGGGGTGCCGAAGGGGCATTTGAGAAATCGATTCAGGGATTGAGATATCTCATGGAGGCCGGGGTAAAAACAGGCGTAAGATTTGCCATTACCAATCAGAATTACAATGAGTTATCCAAGGTCCTTGAGGTGACCAGGAGCGAAAAAATACCAAGATTCTCACTCTTTCAGCTCGTGTACGGGGGGAGAGGTAAGGAGATTATTGACTGGGACATCTTCAACGATCAGAGGAGAGAGGTAATGGACTACGTAATAAAGGAGGCCAGGGAAAGCAACGGCATGAACATTGTTACCGCCGATAATTATGCCGATGGTATTTATCTGCTGCAGGATGTAGCAGAACACGAGCCTGAACGTGCTGCTGAGGTAGAGAAACTCCTTTCCATGCAGAGCGGCTGTCCCGCAGGTGACGGGCTTGCGAATATAGACAATCGGGGAGATGTGCATCTCTGCCCATATTGGCAGAGCCGGACAATAGGCAACATTCGGGAAAGGAAGTTCAGCGAAATCTGGTTTGACGAAGAAATAGAGATCCTTGCCAGGATGAGGGACAAAACGCGTTATCTCAAAGACAAGTGTGGCAGGTGCAAACTTAATCACCTTTGTAAGGGATGTAGAGTCAGAGCAGAGGTTGCTTGCGGCGACCCTTTTGGCGAAGACCCCGCCTGCTACCTGACCGAGGAGGAGATTAGCGGAGAAAAGGTCAGATTGCTTAACACCCGGTAA
- the hisH gene encoding imidazole glycerol phosphate synthase subunit HisH, with the protein MIAIIDYGMGNLRSVGKAFEKVGFDAVVTDKAEIIENADKIVLPGVGAFKDAIDGLQERNLIGPIRSHIKQNKLFLGICLGLHLLFSRSYEDGVHEGLDIISGEVVRFNADRLNVNNENGQKEVFGGLPVVNNQRLKIPHMGWNTIQARKEVPLLKGLPADPYMYFVHSYFVVPDRKDVVATETDYGAAFVSMISIDNIFATQFHPEKSQQYGLAILRNFGEL; encoded by the coding sequence ATGATAGCTATAATTGACTATGGAATGGGTAATTTGCGGAGTGTAGGGAAGGCGTTTGAAAAGGTCGGCTTTGATGCTGTTGTAACTGATAAAGCTGAAATTATAGAAAACGCTGATAAAATTGTATTGCCGGGTGTTGGGGCCTTTAAGGACGCGATAGATGGTTTACAGGAAAGAAATTTAATTGGGCCGATAAGAAGCCATATAAAACAAAACAAACTCTTTCTGGGGATCTGTCTTGGGCTTCACCTGCTTTTTTCAAGAAGTTATGAGGATGGAGTACATGAAGGTCTGGATATAATTTCCGGTGAGGTAGTCAGGTTTAACGCTGACAGGTTGAATGTAAATAATGAGAACGGGCAGAAAGAGGTATTTGGCGGGTTGCCTGTTGTAAATAACCAGAGACTGAAAATACCTCATATGGGCTGGAATACAATACAGGCCAGAAAGGAAGTGCCTCTTTTAAAAGGTTTACCGGCTGATCCATATATGTACTTTGTACACTCTTATTTTGTGGTTCCTGACAGAAAGGATGTTGTTGCTACGGAAACAGACTATGGCGCCGCATTTGTATCCATGATATCAATTGACAATATATTTGCAACGCAATTTCATCCTGAGAAGAGTCAGCAATACGGATTGGCAATTCTCAGGAATTTTGGTGAATTATAA
- a CDS encoding radical SAM/SPASM domain-containing protein, giving the protein MIEVSRILVSETLENKALRHKRKEGTAPVVVWCTTKRCNLNCMHCYSGGNTASVGELSTDEAKKMLDELADCGSPFMILSGGEPFLRADVFELGRYAREIGLMIIASSNGTVVTPQIASNAADAGIGYVGVSLDGLAETNNYFRGSRDAYNNALQGMRNLRDAGIKTGLRFTITRNNCHELPQIMELLVKEGFHRLCVYHLEYAGRGIELMNNDLSPDERRRAVDDLFRKTVEINSCNHDLEVLTVGNYADAAYIYMKVLKEDPQKAKSVYEHFLRNGGEGCGEKLAYIDELGNVYASQHLKAKLGNIRERSFKEIWNSDNEFLWKLRNRESLFRGKCAECRFLEICRGGSRARALAVYDDFCTPDPSCYLTEEEIHKPVHEELRHD; this is encoded by the coding sequence GTGATAGAAGTTAGCAGAATACTGGTATCGGAGACGCTTGAAAACAAGGCCCTTCGCCACAAGCGAAAGGAAGGTACTGCCCCGGTTGTGGTGTGGTGTACGACGAAAAGGTGTAATTTGAACTGTATGCACTGTTATTCCGGAGGTAACACTGCCTCTGTTGGTGAACTCTCGACTGATGAAGCAAAAAAAATGCTTGATGAACTGGCAGACTGTGGCTCTCCATTTATGATACTTTCCGGTGGTGAGCCTTTTTTACGGGCGGATGTTTTCGAATTGGGACGTTATGCCAGGGAAATAGGATTGATGATCATAGCCTCTTCCAATGGTACTGTAGTAACCCCGCAGATAGCATCAAATGCGGCAGATGCCGGCATTGGTTATGTTGGTGTCAGCCTGGATGGCCTTGCCGAGACGAACAACTACTTCAGGGGTAGTAGAGATGCTTATAACAATGCTCTTCAGGGAATGCGCAACCTCCGCGATGCAGGGATAAAAACAGGTCTGAGGTTCACCATAACCCGGAACAACTGCCATGAACTTCCACAGATTATGGAATTACTGGTTAAGGAAGGTTTTCATCGTCTCTGCGTTTATCATCTTGAATATGCGGGACGGGGGATAGAACTAATGAATAACGACTTGTCGCCTGATGAACGACGCCGGGCCGTAGATGACTTGTTCAGAAAAACTGTTGAGATAAATAGCTGCAACCACGACCTCGAAGTTCTCACTGTTGGAAACTATGCTGATGCCGCTTATATTTACATGAAAGTTTTGAAAGAAGACCCACAAAAAGCAAAATCAGTGTATGAACACTTTCTGCGTAACGGTGGAGAAGGTTGCGGGGAAAAACTCGCATATATAGACGAACTAGGTAATGTTTATGCCAGTCAACACCTGAAGGCTAAACTGGGGAATATCAGGGAGAGAAGTTTTAAAGAAATCTGGAACAGTGATAATGAATTTCTTTGGAAACTCAGAAACAGGGAAAGTCTGTTTCGTGGCAAGTGCGCTGAATGCAGGTTTCTGGAAATCTGCAGGGGCGGCTCAAGGGCCAGGGCCCTCGCGGTTTATGATGACTTTTGCACCCCTGATCCGAGCTGCTACTTAACCGAAGAGGAAATTCATAAACCGGTGCATGAGGAGCTACGGCATGATTAA
- the fusA gene encoding elongation factor G yields MGQYETKDIRNVAFVGHGASGKTSLIEGILFKAGATTRLGSVDDGTSVSDFDSEEKERKTTIDSSVLHCNWHGKEINVIDTPGYPDFIGGAIGALNAVETAVVVVAATSGIQVNTQKMWDIASDEGLARVVVITKMDGENIDFPALLDSIQSSFGEECLPLMLPIGHGPDFKGVVDILNQSDEVPDGVIGDVVENREKLVEGIVSVCDEQLEQYLDGKEIKLETLQGCLSTAIASGSIVPVLCCENKEGIGVEGIVDVIAEYTPSPEKCLTCKCSSVSGGEVSEEEKEIEVSKSAPFSAQVFKSITDPFVGKLSFFRIYSGVLEGHPEIYNTRSKKNEKIGHMFRTFGKEQQEIERSIPGDIVTISKIEDISVSDTLCDPDAIVKFDDIKFPKPMASLAIEPKSRGAEQKISETLNRLVAEDSTFKVSRDVQTHELVVTGMSNLHLDVILSRLKSRYDIDVESRQPKIPHKETITTKASAQYKHKKQTGGKGQYGEVYLRIEPLERGGGFEYVSKIVGGAIPSQYIPAVEKGLRETIAKGILSNNPIVDVKVELYDGTFHNVDSSEAAFKIAASKAFQLAFNDAKPVLLEPVVNIQVTIPSEFMGDITGNLSSRRGRVQGMDSFGDLQVVQASIPMEEIKNYETELKSMTGGRGSYTMEFSHYDVVPSHLVPPIIEQSKKETEKVD; encoded by the coding sequence ATGGGGCAATATGAAACGAAAGATATTAGAAACGTGGCATTTGTTGGGCATGGTGCGTCGGGAAAGACTTCTCTGATTGAAGGTATTCTGTTTAAGGCAGGAGCTACCACCCGTTTAGGTAGCGTTGATGATGGCACTTCTGTGTCCGATTTTGATTCGGAAGAAAAAGAGAGAAAGACCACCATTGATTCTTCAGTACTTCATTGTAATTGGCATGGTAAAGAGATTAATGTAATTGATACGCCCGGGTATCCGGATTTTATAGGTGGTGCAATAGGTGCTTTAAATGCAGTAGAAACTGCAGTGGTAGTAGTTGCCGCAACAAGTGGTATACAGGTAAACACACAGAAAATGTGGGATATTGCCAGTGATGAAGGACTTGCCAGGGTAGTCGTAATTACAAAGATGGATGGTGAAAATATTGACTTTCCTGCACTTCTTGATTCTATTCAAAGTTCGTTTGGAGAAGAGTGTCTTCCGTTAATGTTACCTATAGGACATGGGCCTGACTTCAAAGGAGTGGTGGATATATTAAACCAGTCTGATGAAGTTCCGGATGGAGTGATTGGTGATGTTGTTGAGAACCGTGAGAAGCTGGTAGAAGGTATTGTGTCAGTATGTGATGAACAATTGGAACAGTATTTAGACGGAAAGGAAATAAAACTGGAAACACTTCAGGGATGTTTGAGTACGGCAATTGCTTCAGGTAGTATTGTGCCTGTTTTATGTTGCGAGAACAAGGAGGGGATTGGTGTCGAGGGTATTGTAGATGTGATTGCGGAATATACACCTTCTCCGGAAAAATGTTTGACTTGTAAGTGCTCGAGTGTGAGTGGGGGTGAAGTATCAGAAGAGGAAAAGGAGATAGAGGTTTCAAAAAGTGCTCCTTTCAGCGCGCAGGTGTTTAAGTCTATTACAGATCCATTCGTTGGCAAACTTAGTTTTTTTAGAATATATTCAGGCGTTCTGGAAGGCCATCCTGAAATCTATAACACACGTTCAAAGAAGAATGAAAAAATTGGACATATGTTCAGGACTTTCGGAAAAGAGCAGCAGGAAATAGAAAGATCGATACCGGGTGACATTGTTACAATATCAAAAATCGAAGATATATCGGTTTCAGACACATTATGTGATCCTGATGCTATCGTGAAGTTTGATGATATCAAATTTCCGAAACCAATGGCTTCTCTGGCTATTGAACCTAAAAGCCGCGGGGCGGAACAAAAGATAAGTGAGACTCTAAACAGGTTGGTGGCTGAAGACAGTACATTTAAGGTGTCGAGAGATGTTCAAACGCATGAATTAGTTGTTACGGGGATGAGTAATCTACACCTGGATGTTATCCTTAGTAGATTAAAGAGCCGTTATGACATTGATGTAGAGTCGCGACAACCAAAAATCCCTCATAAAGAGACGATTACTACAAAAGCAAGCGCACAATATAAACATAAAAAGCAGACGGGGGGCAAGGGGCAGTACGGAGAGGTATATTTGCGTATAGAACCTCTGGAGAGGGGTGGCGGTTTTGAATATGTAAGTAAGATTGTTGGTGGAGCAATACCTTCTCAATATATTCCGGCGGTGGAAAAGGGGTTAAGGGAAACAATAGCAAAGGGGATCCTGAGTAATAATCCGATAGTAGACGTCAAAGTTGAACTATACGACGGTACTTTTCATAATGTTGACTCTTCCGAAGCTGCATTTAAGATCGCGGCATCAAAGGCATTTCAGCTCGCATTTAACGATGCGAAACCCGTTTTACTGGAACCTGTGGTTAACATACAGGTAACTATTCCTTCTGAGTTTATGGGTGATATTACAGGTAATCTCTCTTCCAGGAGAGGTCGGGTGCAGGGTATGGACTCTTTTGGAGACCTTCAGGTTGTTCAGGCAAGCATTCCTATGGAGGAGATTAAAAACTACGAAACCGAACTGAAATCAATGACAGGTGGCAGGGGTTCTTATACGATGGAGTTTTCGCATTATGATGTTGTTCCATCGCACCTTGTTCCGCCAATTATTGAGCAGTCAAAGAAGGAAACTGAAAAGGTGGATTAA
- a CDS encoding cytochrome D1 domain-containing protein, with protein sequence MRELLIALMLVVAFMAGGTQVEANEEAAKPNPVVKELKKVVEKVTKAATEVASETEFVLTPEEFEKCRVIYFDRCAGCHGVLRKGATGPDLTPNQMKRKGNKKLRDFIWFGTGGGMPGWGKMGTITREETDLLVKYIQNEPPVPPQWDMKKVKGSWKVIIPPEERPTKPEHDRDVDNMFAVILRDAGQIAIIDGDTKEVVSTIDSGYAVHIVRMSMSGRYVYSIGRDGKATMIDLWMKKPDTVAEIRCSLDARSIDVSKFKGYEDKLAVVGGYWPPQFVILDGATLEPIKIVSTLGFTYDTEEFHPEPRVASIVASHFAPEWVLNIKETGQVWLVDYSSPSNPGIKMIEAERFLHDGGWDSTKRYFLVAANARNKIAVIDAKEKKLAALVETGGIKPHPGRGANWVDPEFGPVWASGHIGDSVVSVIGTDPENHPDSAWKVVRTIKSLSSGNLFIKTHPNSKWVWLDTPLSKKSKYRTTVAVYDKANMAAGVFKEIKLADYGKAVHMEYNKAGDEVWISIWGNLGDAEKGKAGEIVVMDDKTLEVKTRIPNLLTPTGKFNVYNTVHDLY encoded by the coding sequence ATGCGAGAATTGTTAATTGCATTAATGTTAGTCGTTGCTTTTATGGCAGGTGGTACACAGGTGGAAGCCAATGAGGAGGCAGCTAAGCCAAACCCGGTTGTCAAGGAGTTAAAAAAAGTTGTAGAGAAGGTGACAAAAGCTGCTACAGAGGTCGCATCGGAGACGGAGTTTGTCCTGACTCCTGAAGAGTTTGAAAAATGCAGGGTGATTTATTTTGATCGCTGTGCTGGTTGTCACGGTGTTTTAAGAAAAGGGGCCACTGGGCCGGATCTGACACCAAATCAAATGAAACGAAAGGGAAATAAAAAGCTCAGAGATTTCATATGGTTTGGGACTGGTGGTGGAATGCCTGGTTGGGGGAAAATGGGTACTATTACCAGGGAAGAGACAGATCTCCTGGTAAAGTATATTCAGAACGAACCACCTGTTCCGCCTCAGTGGGATATGAAGAAGGTTAAAGGCAGTTGGAAAGTGATAATTCCACCGGAAGAACGCCCAACTAAACCGGAGCACGATCGAGATGTTGATAATATGTTTGCCGTTATTCTGCGCGATGCCGGTCAGATAGCAATTATTGATGGTGACACCAAAGAAGTAGTGAGCACGATTGATTCAGGTTATGCGGTACACATTGTCAGGATGTCAATGTCAGGAAGATACGTCTATTCCATAGGCAGGGATGGCAAGGCAACTATGATAGACCTCTGGATGAAAAAGCCTGATACAGTTGCAGAGATCAGATGTTCGCTTGATGCGAGATCCATCGATGTGAGCAAATTCAAAGGCTATGAAGACAAGCTGGCTGTGGTGGGCGGATACTGGCCGCCTCAGTTTGTGATACTGGACGGTGCCACTCTTGAGCCTATTAAAATTGTGAGCACTCTCGGTTTTACATACGACACAGAAGAGTTTCATCCAGAGCCTCGTGTGGCCAGTATTGTTGCGTCACACTTCGCGCCTGAATGGGTATTGAATATTAAGGAAACCGGACAGGTATGGCTTGTAGATTATTCAAGCCCAAGCAATCCGGGAATTAAAATGATTGAGGCAGAGCGTTTCCTGCATGACGGAGGCTGGGATTCAACCAAACGATACTTCCTTGTAGCTGCGAACGCAAGGAACAAAATAGCCGTAATAGATGCCAAGGAAAAGAAACTTGCTGCCCTTGTCGAGACGGGAGGCATTAAGCCGCATCCGGGAAGAGGGGCAAACTGGGTTGATCCTGAGTTTGGTCCGGTCTGGGCTTCCGGGCACATTGGTGATAGTGTGGTGTCAGTGATAGGTACGGACCCGGAGAATCATCCGGATAGTGCGTGGAAAGTAGTCAGAACAATAAAATCGCTTAGCTCTGGCAACCTGTTTATAAAGACCCATCCGAATAGTAAATGGGTCTGGCTTGATACTCCACTCAGTAAGAAATCGAAGTATCGAACCACTGTTGCTGTATATGATAAGGCAAATATGGCAGCAGGTGTTTTCAAGGAAATAAAACTTGCGGACTATGGTAAGGCAGTGCACATGGAGTATAATAAAGCTGGAGACGAAGTCTGGATAAGTATCTGGGGTAATTTGGGCGATGCTGAGAAGGGTAAGGCAGGTGAGATAGTGGTAATGGACGACAAGACCTTGGAAGTAAAAACGAGGATTCCTAACCTTCTCACCCCTACAGGTAAGTTCAATGTGTATAACACAGTGCATGATTTGTATTAA
- a CDS encoding radical SAM/SPASM domain-containing protein — MINFSRLLKVRETARDVKKHHNKRADEVPKHLIRYANVKTPMVAWNITRKCNFSCDICHLDSALEAESDELTMQEALAFIDQMALIKVPMISVYGGEPLTRDDFFKLAGHAHNKGLRVILSSNAALITEGIAREIAESGISYVGIDMDGFSQIGGNMDVIAGLEKASPVMEYLRNAGVGCGVRITIGDFNLSRMPSIIKAIENAGLKRFAVCQHFGERDWKTVKEERRKIIDSLIDYAMENPEMEVVTEQLYDDGVYLMKRVAENEPELAAEIKKLLTRQGGCPAGDRIVNVDYRGGVHLCPYWKGRTIGNIRENKLSDICFDKGNEVLTKLRDKTHYLKGRCGRCLYKDLCRGCGSRADEICGDSFAADPACYLTEDEITAAVPIAGNK; from the coding sequence ATGATTAACTTCAGCCGGTTGCTCAAGGTAAGGGAGACGGCCAGGGATGTTAAAAAACACCACAACAAAAGGGCTGATGAGGTGCCAAAACATCTCATCAGGTACGCAAATGTTAAAACTCCCATGGTTGCCTGGAATATTACCCGTAAGTGCAATTTTTCCTGTGATATATGCCATCTCGACTCAGCTCTTGAGGCGGAGAGTGATGAGCTGACTATGCAGGAAGCTTTAGCGTTTATAGACCAGATGGCGTTAATAAAGGTCCCTATGATTTCTGTCTACGGGGGCGAGCCCTTAACCAGGGATGATTTTTTCAAACTTGCAGGACACGCTCATAATAAAGGACTGAGAGTTATTTTATCCAGCAATGCCGCTCTAATAACAGAGGGCATTGCCAGGGAAATTGCGGAGTCCGGTATTTCTTATGTAGGAATTGATATGGACGGGTTTTCTCAGATAGGTGGAAATATGGACGTTATTGCAGGGTTGGAGAAAGCTTCTCCTGTGATGGAGTACCTCAGAAATGCAGGTGTGGGATGTGGTGTGAGGATTACAATTGGAGACTTCAATCTATCCCGGATGCCTTCCATAATCAAGGCTATTGAAAATGCGGGACTGAAAAGATTCGCGGTTTGTCAGCATTTTGGAGAAAGAGACTGGAAGACCGTTAAAGAAGAAAGACGTAAAATCATCGACTCTCTTATTGATTACGCGATGGAGAACCCGGAGATGGAAGTTGTTACCGAACAATTATATGACGATGGCGTTTACCTGATGAAACGTGTTGCGGAAAACGAACCGGAGCTTGCTGCTGAGATAAAAAAACTCCTTACCAGGCAGGGCGGATGTCCGGCAGGAGACAGAATTGTTAATGTGGACTACCGGGGTGGTGTACACCTTTGCCCATACTGGAAGGGCCGGACGATTGGCAATATTCGGGAGAATAAACTAAGCGACATCTGTTTTGATAAAGGAAACGAGGTTCTTACTAAGTTGAGGGATAAAACGCATTATCTCAAAGGCAGGTGTGGGAGATGTTTGTATAAAGATCTTTGCAGGGGATGCGGCTCCAGGGCAGACGAAATTTGCGGCGATTCCTTCGCAGCGGACCCGGCCTGCTATCTGACTGAGGACGAAATTACAGCGGCAGTTCCAATTGCAGGCAATAAATGA